GAATGTTTTATCTTGGCATCAATGGCATATGATCGCTATGTAGCCATTTGCAAACCTTTACTTTATCCAGTCATTATGACCAATGGACTATGCATCCGGCTGTTAGTTTTGTCATTTCTAGGTGGCCTTCTTCATGCTTTAATCCATGAAATTTTTTATTCAGATTAACCTTCTGTAATTCCAACATAATACAACACTTTTACTGTGACATTATCCCATTATTAAAGATTTCCTGTACTGATTCTTCTATTAACTttctgatggtttttatttttgcaggtTTAATTCAAGTTTTTACCATTGGAACTATTCTTATATCTTATACACTTGTCCTCCttataatcttaaaaaataagtctGTCAAAGGGATGCAAAAAGCTGTCTCCACCTGTGGAGCTCATCTCCTATCTGTATCTTTATACTATGGGCCCCTCGCCATCATGTATGTGGGCTCTGCTTCCCCACAGGCTGATGACCAAGATATGATGGAGTCTCTATTTTACACTGTCATAGTTCCTTTATTAAACCCCATGATCTACAGCCTGAGAAACAATCAAGTAATAGATTCATTGacaaaaatgttcaaaagaaatgtttagatCTCATACAACCTCTCTTCTGTATTTACTAAAGCTGTCACAAGATTGCGCAAGTTAGAGGTGTGTATGTCTTACCAGCACTCAAAGATTTTGCAAAATTCTAGTACTTTAATGACCTAAGGTTTAATATATAGTAAACTAATAAATATATTCCTAATATAgcatttaagaaattttaatcATATTCATATCATCATTGAATAATGttaccagaaaacaaataaaaacattttacagtGTTGTATGTTATTCAATGTGGCTTTATAAATGCATTAAATGCTAAAATAGTCTAGGTCATCTAATAAGGACTTGAGTataagtgcaataaaaatagtgACCGACCTCTTTTTAATTTGGATGTGTTAGGACCTTTAATAAATAATCTCATGTTAGACTTTAATCTTTAATTAGACATCGTAACCTGGAGAGGCTGTGATATCATGCTAAGAACATACCGTTTGTCTTGACCTGCAATATTCATAGATTTAGGTAAATTCGTCTGTACTCAAAAGAGGTCCTAAAAAGATTTTTCAGTTTCCTGGGCCTTCTAGAAAGTGACCTTCTTCTCAGCCAGTAAGGCTGAAAAGTTGTGAGCAGATATCAGGCCAGTTTTTCTTGAGAAACTTTCTATAGTTTGATTTGATGGGCcaatccaaatctcatgttgaagtcTGAATCTAATGTTGGAGTTGAAACAGAATGGAGGTGTATGGGTCAAGGGAGGGAATTCTCATGGTAATGGATGAATTCTCACATTCTTTGTTTCCTTGATGGCTGGttattaaaaagagcctggcacccccctgcttctctcttgcttcctttcttacCATGTGATCACTGCACATGACAGCTCCACTAACCTGCTGCTATGACTGAAGCAAGCTGAAGCCCCCATCAGTAGCTGATGTTGGCACTATGCTCCTTGTGCGGCccgcagaattgtgagccaaataattctattttatatatgaattatccagcctcaagtattccttcatagcaactCTAAATGGACTAAGGCAGGTCTTAATTTGCTCCATAAAGTTAATTCCTAGTTCCATAAAACTGTCCAGTCATTTCTAATTCTATGCTCATTCTCAAATATGACATTCCAGTCAAAGTTCTGGAAACATAACCAATGTTTTCCAATGTGTTGTGTCATAAGGAGAACAGATTCTTAATAAACTTTTCTAAATACCTCCATTGccatgaaaataagaatatttagtGATAGTTTCTGATTTCAGGATAGATCAGCTAAGGAGAAAAAGGTAAATATGTTAATTCTATTTATAAAGGGTGTACTTGAACAAATTACTAATAAAGTTCATTTAAATCTTGTTAAATATTGTGATTTTATAGTTATCAGAAATCTCTCTCCACTTGTCAGAGTCTTTTCCATGTTTGTGTTGAGATTTTATATCACAGCTGCTTCCAAAAACTTTTATGATAGCATCAGCAGAAAACAACAAACTCTCAGTGaattacaaaaaatgtttaaatggccaAGCTTACGGATTTGTTAAGAGTTTGTTAAGAGTTTATTACAACGCAATTTACATAGAATTTTGTCATTGTGTTCCATATAACATAATGAGATAATAATTAGAATTATTAACTGACCACAATATTTTAGTACATATCAGAgttctagaaaaataataaaattctagaatatgTATATTAATCACACATATTTCTAAAAGTATAACAAAGAATGTAAACATTGCTTTTATTGGACAATATGTCTCCTTCAATTTTGCATATCAAATAAGCCTCATTAGCTTaacatctctctttttaaaaagataaaacaaattcTCTTTAGCTATTCTAGGGGCTCATCTGGGAAATCCCAAAGTCAGTTGAGGTCAAAAAGAACtcaatttagaattttatttggaGAAGTTTGTTAAAAATACCAAATGACTTAAATAATTGGTTAAATACAGTCACAAATTGAAAGAATACCAAAATGACAAAGATTTCAAAGGCAAATAGAAAAAGTGATGttattgtgaaaaagtaaaaaagttagcTCTTTTAATACTGAGAAAACTCAGTTTTCTTAAGTAATCAAATACTGGCTAAAGACAATATGAATCACAGAACATCATCTTGATAAAACACaaaatctttttgtttcataGGCCAAGTATTTAAAGGACCAAGAGAAAACTTAACCAGTGTCTAATAAGAGCAGAGCACCACGTTGTTAAAACTGTGATTTTAACCGAAAAGACCAAATTGTAGTTTTGATTAGTTTAGTTTTAATAttaagacacattttaaaaactcataataACTTGAATTCTGGCAACTTAACTGcaaaatattctctttctcttccaacTTTCTGCATccatttgatttttgtctttcatcaTCTATTCTGAAACAACTTTTAGCTACCATCTGAACTAGACAATATtactccagttttttttttgaaaaaaaaaccacatatccTCATACCTGGTGACTTTTCttataaaaatcatttcttaATTTACTTACTTACGTTGCATACAGGGTTGTTTCTCTTAAGTTCTTCAGCAGCTTTAATTACCATACATTAACTAGAATTATCAATTCTCAGTAACTTTATTTTCtaggattttgtatcctgaaaatcTACTGAATATTTTTATGAGTTCTCATGCTTTTTTAAGGCAAGtgtttagactttttaaaaagaagatcaTATCAActgaaaacaaggataatttgatttcttccttttcaatttggatacgctttatttctttctctcatctgttctagctaggacttccagtactgttaCATAACAGTGGCAAAAGCGGACATCCTTGTCATTTTCAACATCTGagagaaaagcattttatttattccccattcagtatgacactagctgtgggtctgttgtatatggtttttgttatattgaggtatgttccttctatatccagttttatgaggtttttatcataaagggatgttttattttattaaatattttttcagcatcagttgaaataatCATACTGTTTttgtcttcattctgttgatacgatgtatcacattgattgatttgtgtatactgAACCAcctttgcatccctgggataaattccacttggtcatgatgaatgatctttatcatctctttttcaatttggtttgcttgtattttgttgagaatgtttGTATCAATACTCATCAGAGATATTCTCCTgtaaggtgtttttttgtttttgtttttgtttttgtttttgtttttaacgtctgtttgtctggttttgatatgaAGGTAACACTGGCCTTgtaaaattagtttggaagtattccttcctcctttattttttgaaatagtttgagtaggattggtattagttctctttaaatgtttggtagaatttggcagtgaagccatcaggtcccaagcttttctttactggaagaCTTTGTATTATGGTTTCAATATTGTTACTTGTTataggtctgttcagattttgaatttcttcctggttcaattttggtaagttgtataTGTCTAggtatttgttcatttcttccaggttttctaatttattggtatatatatagttgctcatagtaggcACTAATAATCCTTTGCATTTCTGCAATATCAGTtacaatgtctcctttttcatttctgactttatttatttgaatcttctctcttttttccttagcttggctaaagatttgtaaattttaagtttttttaaaaaaaaactttttgtttcattactcttttgtattttttgcatttcaatttcatttatttctcctctaatctttatcatttcttttcttctattaattttgggtttggtttgctcttgcttttccagttctttaagatgcatcattaaattgtttatttgaagtttttctcttatttgatGTATGCAATCATAGTGATAACCTTCCTTCTTAGTACTGCATTTGGTATGTCagacaggttttggtatgttgtgtttccattatcatttgtttcaagaaattttgtgatttccttcttaatttctgcattgactcactggtcactcaggagcatattgtttcttttccatgtgattgtatagtttccaaaattcctcctgATATTTAAGTTTTAGTTTTACTCCATAGTggttagattagattagattagatacttaatattatttcaattttttgaatattttaaaacatgttttgtaacctaacatatggtctatccttgacaATAATGTATGTGGTGAGGAAAGAACATTTATTCTGCAGCTGTTAGGTtctgaaatgttctgtaaatatctattagatccatttggtctatagtgcagattaacctcaatatttctttgttgatgttCTGTCTGGAAAATATGTCCAATGCTGTAAGAGGAGTATTATAATCTCCAGCTTTTATTGTATTGGGACCTAgctctttctttaatattttttgctttgtatATGTGGGTCTCTtctgttgggtgcatatatatttaaaattattatatcttcttgatgaattgacccttaTATCACTATATAGTAACCCTCTTCATCTCCTCATATAGTgttgtcttaaaatctattttgtctgatataagtatagatactcctgctcttttttgttgtttcagggGTGGATGAAGTATCTTTGTTCATCTATTTgtttttagtctatgtgtgtctttgtaggtAAGGTGTGTGTTTTGTAGGCAGcagatcaatgggtcttgtttctttatccattcatccacttcATGTCTTTTGATcggagagtttagttcatttacattcaatgttattattgataagtaaagacCTACCTCAGCCATCTtacttgttttttggttgttttgttgtcttctcttccttcttgtcttcctttagtgtaggtgattttctctggtgatatgatttataTTCTTGCCTCTTATTTTTGGTGTATCTATTGTAtgtttttggtttgaggttaacATAAGTCTTGCAACTACTagcttataacccattattttaagctgataacagcATAATACTTCAtgtaagcaaacaaacaaacaggaagaaAGCTAGTAAGAACTCTATGCCTTAACTTCATCTCTCTGccttttaacattttgttgtttccatttatatattaCTGTACTATGTATTGAAAAGTTgatgtagttattatttttgattggttcattgttAAGTCTTTCTGTTTAGGATTAGAGTTGTTTAAACACCATAGTTACAGTGTTAtcttattctgtgtttttctgtgtacttactattaccggtaagttttgtaccttcaggtgattatttattgctcattaatgttattttctttctaattgaaatactccctttagcatttcttgtaggatggGCTCAGTAttgatgaaatattttgtttgtctgggaaagtctttatttctccttcattcttgaaggatattttcaccagataaactattctatttttccttcagtaCTTTCAATGTATGATGCCATTGTCTCCTGGTTATAAGATTCCCACTGAAAAGTTTGCTGCCAGatatattggagctccattgtatgttatttgtttcttttctcttgttgcttttaggatccttttttttattcttgatttttgagtgtttgattattaaatgccttgaagcAGTCATCTTTGGGCTAAATCTGCTTGTTGTTCTTATACTTGAATATTATACCTTCTTAGACTTGAATATTGAtacctttctctaggtttgggaagttctctattATTATCTCTCTGAGTAAACTTTCTAgtcctatctctttctctacctccccTTTTAGGCCAATAACACATTTTCCCTTTTGATGATGTTTTCTAGATCCTGTCAGTgtgattcattgtttttttcttttgtctcctctgatggtgtatttttttttttctttttgatatggagtcttgctctgttgcccaggctggagtgcagtggcatgatctcagctcactgtagccaccaccctccaggttcaagtgattctcctgccttgccttcctgagtatctgggatcacaggcatgcaccaccacacctggctaattttgtatttttagtggagacagggtttcaccttgttggccaagctggtctcgaactcctgacaataagcaatccacccactaggccttccaaagtgctgggatgacaagcatgagccaccaagtctgACCCCcgaatgtattttcaaatagcctgttttcaattcttttttctgctcAATCCATTTTGCTATTAAAGGGCTctaatgcattcttcagtatgtcaattgcatttttcagctccagattTTCTGTCtggttatttttacttctttcaatctctttgttaaatttcacTGATATCATTCTGAATGCCTTCTTTGTGTtattttgagtttcctcaacacagttattttaaattctctgtttGAGAGGTTCCATATCTGTATTTCTGCAGGGTTGGTTCTCTGGTGCCTTATTTGgatcatttggtgaggtcatgttttccttatTAGTGTTcatgctagtagatgttctttggtctctgggcattgaagagttaggtatttattgttaTCTTCATTGTCTGGGCTTCTTTGTACCCATTCTTGGGGAGGCTTTCTCGATGTTTGAAAAGATTTGAATTGTTGTGATCTAAGCTATATCTGTTTTAGGAGGCATctcaagcccagtaacactgtggttcttgcggTCTTGTAAAGGTACCACCTTGAGGGTCTTGAACAAGATTTGGGATAATTtactggattaccaggcagaaactcttgttctcttcccttactttctcccaaaccaaaggtctctctctctctctctctctctcttctgagaCATTTGGAGTTGGGGGTGGAGTGACCCAAGCACTCCTGTGGCCACCACATTTAGGATTGCACTATgtgagacctgaagccagcacagtgccaggtctcacccaaggccttcTTTAATTACTCCTTTGCTGCCACCTATGTTCCCTCAAGGTACTGGGGCTCTTCAATCAGCAGGTGGTAAATCCActcaggcttgtgtccttcccttcagggtgtcCAGTTCCCCCAGGTCCTGGGAGGGTCCACAGTTGCCATCCAGGAGCCAGGTACTAGAGGCAAAAATCTTAAAAGTCTACCTGCTGTTTTGTTGTATGTGACTGAGCTGGTATTTaaaccacaagacacagtccttcctacttttctctcccctttccaaaggcagaatAACCTCACCTCTGACCAAAactacaggctcataggcagtaCTAGCGGATTACTGCCAACATTCCCTTAAGGCCTAAGGGCTTTTAAGTCAGCTGTGTGTTTaggtaattcacccacctcggcctcccaaagtggtgggattacaggtgtggaccatgGCCtaaagtcaagagttcgagaccagcctgaccaacatggtgaaaccctgtctctactaaaaatacaaaaactagccaggcatggtggtgggtgcctgttatcccaactactcgggatgctgaggcaggagaatcagttgaacccaggaggcagaagttgcagtgagctgagatcgtgccactgcgctccagcttgggcaacaagagtgaaactccatgttgaaataaataaataaataatcagctgTGGTGAGTGCTGCCTGCCCTGAGACttacccttcagggcagtgagctCCTCTTCAGGCCAGGGCTTATCCAGAAATCCTGTCCAGGAGCCAAGTCCTGGAATCAGGAAACCCCATAACCTACTTGGGTGCTTGACCCCCATGGCTGAACCAGTGACTAAGGTGCAATCCaaatcccctttacttttccccaTGCTTTTTTCAAACAGAGGAAGTCTTATCCCATAACCACCACAACTTGGAATGTGCTGAGTCCCACCTGAAGCCGGCAAGTCTCAGAGTCTCTCCCAAGGCCCTCAGTATATTACGTGGGTATTGATGCTGGTTATTTACAGCCCAAGGGCTTTTCTGTTAGCAGGTGATGGAGTCCTGTCAGGACTGGGTTCCTCCCTTCAGGGCAGCGGATTTTCTTCTGGCCAAGGGTATGTCTAGAAATTTCATCTGGGAGCTCGGGCCTGGAAAGGGGGGCCAGCAACTCTTACTGGTGCCCTATCTTTCTGTGGCTGAGCTAGTATCCAAGATGCATGACACAGTCCTCCTCACTTTTACCTCTCCTCTTCTCAGGTGGAAGGAAAAAATCTCTTTTGGATGCACAAGCTGTGCAACCTGGGGTTAGTGTAGGGGCAAGGCTGACACTTCCTTACCCCTTACCCACCCTGGCTGATGTCTCAGTAGGTGATATGTCTCCCCAGTCTACTGACTCTGGACCCGGTCAGCACTAAGACTTGCCTAGGATCTTCAGTGCTTGTGGCCTAGAATTCCTGTCAAATTTATTTAgtgccccagagcactttagcttGTGgtggctaggattgcaggcactCAAATTCTAACCTCTGGGATCAGCAatttccctctggctagggctggtttaaatgttttctctgtaaggaggcatcagctgagtttggttcaGTTTTCAGCTCTAATAGGACAGCATTGAGTTCAAcaattgctgtgctctccctcccccagcacacAGAAACACTTTCTGCACCAGGCTGACAGTGctgaggggttggggaggggtaATTTTGGAgattcaagacttttttttacttattcagtgcctctttcagtgatacaaggttaaaaccaggtactgtggtACTCACCTGATTtctggttcttatgaaggtgttttcttgtgtagatagttgttaaattgagGTCCTTGTGAGGGGACAGTCAGTGGAGCCttttattctgccatcttgctccacttGCTAGTCCTAATTCACTTGTTCTTAATAACTGTGTGTGCATCAGTCATAAAAATTCCATGAGACAGTAGACATAGTAAACCAACATCTCACATTATTTTTGCTAATTATATTCACAGCACACACATGTCAGTCATGAAGCCAAAAACCTAAAAGTCAAGTacatgagttttttgttttactgatgTGCTTGATTTATATGAAGTAAACACAAAATTTCACATTTTGTCTTAGGCTGAATATCAGATAAAGATAACCTAAACTTATTTGACTAGTAAACCCATGTTGAATGGTAGTTGTATTCTTGTATTATATGCAATGCTAAAAACTCTAAaaagatgtatattttaattaaaccaaaaaacttaaaatagcttttatttacCAGAGATTATCCTAGGTCATGCGGACTTGAAACATATTTTGGTTAGTTTCTGTTGTTCTAAGAGTTTAAGGAATTCTTAATTTATAGAAGTATATATTATTCTATAAGCTAGTTAAATAGAGttcaaatacaatttaattttggCGGTATCATCTAGAGTTAGAAAAGTgtcacacatacaaacatacattgacatacataaatatacagaAAGAATCACACCTTATAGTGTTTATTCTAAAATTGTAGCCATGTGTCAGGTATAATAATACTGAATTCACTAGTTTATAAAAGAATACCTAGACTTGAATCGTGTTTCTGGTAGTTGGAGCAAGTTAAGATGTCTTGCCCAGTTGACTAAAGCTTCTTACTAATATTTGTGGAGAATACAAATACTTTTACTATTTTTCACTTGCCCAATTTACAaatacctcttttttctttcaaatgtgtc
This window of the Theropithecus gelada isolate Dixy chromosome 2, Tgel_1.0, whole genome shotgun sequence genome carries:
- the LOC112619620 gene encoding LOW QUALITY PROTEIN: olfactory receptor 5H14-like (The sequence of the model RefSeq protein was modified relative to this genomic sequence to represent the inferred CDS: inserted 1 base in 1 codon), which gives rise to MEEENATLLTEFVLTGFLYQPKWKMPLFLAFLVIYLITVMGNLGLIVIIWKDPHLHIPMYLFLGSLAFVDAWLSSTVTPKMLINFLAKSKIISLSECMIQFFSFAIGVTTECFILASMAYDRYVAICKPLLYPVIMTNGLCIRLLVLSFLGGLLHALIHEXFLFRLTFCNSNIIQHFYCDIIPLLKISCTDSSINFLMVFIFAGLIQVFTIGTILISYTLVLLIILKNKSVKGMQKAVSTCGAHLLSVSLYYGPLAIMYVGSASPQADDQDMMESLFYTVIVPLLNPMIYSLRNNQVIDSLTKMFKRNV